From one Chryseobacterium sp. 3008163 genomic stretch:
- the ubiE gene encoding bifunctional demethylmenaquinone methyltransferase/2-methoxy-6-polyprenyl-1,4-benzoquinol methylase UbiE: MFDNIAPKYDLLNHALSMKIDVLWRNKLVKMMKEDAPQEVLDVATGTGDLAIAVEKGTDAKVVGLDLSQQMLNVGVIKIKKLKLDGKISMQKGDAENLPFEDNRFDAVSVAFGVRNFENLTKGLAELRRVVKENKSVYILEFSKVEGFLGPFYMFYFKNILPAIGRLVSKDNRAYTYLPDSVNAFPFGEKMRQILLDTGFKKVEYKKLSLGIATIYKATK; this comes from the coding sequence ATGTTCGACAATATAGCGCCGAAATACGACTTACTGAACCATGCATTATCTATGAAAATAGATGTTTTGTGGAGAAATAAGCTGGTAAAAATGATGAAAGAAGATGCTCCTCAGGAGGTTCTTGATGTAGCAACTGGAACAGGAGATTTAGCAATTGCTGTGGAAAAAGGAACTGACGCAAAAGTGGTTGGTTTAGATTTATCGCAACAAATGTTAAATGTTGGCGTTATTAAAATAAAAAAACTTAAATTAGACGGCAAAATTTCTATGCAGAAAGGCGATGCAGAAAATTTACCTTTCGAGGACAATAGATTTGATGCTGTTTCCGTTGCATTTGGAGTAAGGAACTTTGAAAACCTTACAAAAGGTTTGGCAGAGCTGAGAAGAGTAGTGAAAGAAAACAAGAGCGTATACATTCTTGAGTTTTCAAAAGTGGAGGGTTTTTTAGGACCGTTTTATATGTTTTACTTCAAAAATATATTACCGGCAATCGGAAGATTGGTTTCTAAAGACAATAGGGCGTATACTTATCTGCCGGATTCTGTAAATGCTTTCCCGTTTGGAGAGAAAATGAGACAAATACTTTTAGATACAGGATTTAAAAAAGTAGAATATAAAAAATTAAGTTTAGGTATAGCCACAATTTATAAAGCAACAAAATAA